Part of the Thermogemmatispora onikobensis genome, TGGACGGCGCGCCTGGGCGATCCAAGCGGACGAGAGAATGCGCGCAAGCCACTGAGCGCCGAGCAGGTCAAGGCCAATGCCGCTACTTATCTCGACCAGTTCTATCGCATCGTTGATCGCGAGCAGACCGAGGTACGCTGGCAGAGCGAATGGTTTGATCAGTTCACCCTGGCCGATGTCATGCGCCTGCTCAGCTACAAGACAGTGGCACAGATGCTGGCCCGCGACGATTTTGCCAAGCGTTTCCACAGCGGCATCGAGATCTATCTGTCAGAATTGATGTATCCACTCTTGCAGGGCTACGATTCAGTGGCACTGCGTGCCGATGTGGAGATCGGCGGTACCGATCAGACCTTTAATTTGCTGGTGGGGCGAGAGCTGCAGCCAATCTTTGGTCAGCCACCGCAGCAGATTCTCACGGTGCAACTGATCGTGGGGCTGGATGGCCAACTGAAGATGGGCAAATCGCTGAATAACTATATTGCCCTGACGGCCCCACCCAACGATATGTACGGCAAGCTGATGTCGCTGCCCGATCACGCGATGAGAAGCTACTTTGAGACGCTGACCGATGTCCCCGACGAGGAGCTGGAAGAGATGAGCCGCAAGATGGCCGAGGGGACACTTAACCCAATGGTGGTCAAGCGCCGCATGGCTCGTGAAATCGTGAGCGAGTTCCACGGTTCCGAGGCCGCTCAGGCAGCGGAGGAAGCTTTTATTCGCCAGTTCTCCCAGCGACAGCTCCCAGAGGAGATGCCTCTCTATCCGCTGACGGAGCCGGTCAATATTGTCACCCTCCTGGTGGAGGCCAGGCTCGTTCCCAGCCGCAACGAGGCCCGTCGCCTGATCCAGCAGGGAGGCGTGAGCTTCTTCCCCCACGGCGCTACCAGCGAGGTCCAAAAGATCGAGACGCCCGATTTCATGGTGCCTCCCAGTGAGGGCGCCGTACTCAAAGTTGGCAAGCTGCGCTATCTGCGCATTACTTCGCCTTCTTCTTCTTCAGTCCAGTCTTGAGAATGCTCGAAGCAGGTG contains:
- the tyrS gene encoding tyrosine--tRNA ligase translates to WTARLGDPSGRENARKPLSAEQVKANAATYLDQFYRIVDREQTEVRWQSEWFDQFTLADVMRLLSYKTVAQMLARDDFAKRFHSGIEIYLSELMYPLLQGYDSVALRADVEIGGTDQTFNLLVGRELQPIFGQPPQQILTVQLIVGLDGQLKMGKSLNNYIALTAPPNDMYGKLMSLPDHAMRSYFETLTDVPDEELEEMSRKMAEGTLNPMVVKRRMAREIVSEFHGSEAAQAAEEAFIRQFSQRQLPEEMPLYPLTEPVNIVTLLVEARLVPSRNEARRLIQQGGVSFFPHGATSEVQKIETPDFMVPPSEGAVLKVGKLRYLRITSPSSSSVQS